In one Streptomyces sp. T12 genomic region, the following are encoded:
- a CDS encoding MATE family efflux transporter, translating to MTIEPVINNGTARAGHSTWTAIAGAALPLYLTMIAASAGALVDTALLGNHSTATLAAFAVTLAVFSPATATVAGALRGVMPFVTPRKEDPDRLLAVVHSAMWLAITVGAIAAAAVASVPVIGRATGVPRTALDQLGIFPFLLAGSVLAIAVGQSATSVLVALGHSRPVMRAGLLGTAASAALSVLLVGGPGPLPSYGLTGAGIAILASSVISACVNQVTLRRSTPPTSRSLYPGRPDVKQVRKLGAVGIPLAGTVLVKFAVLGVLTFAAARIGTDSAAVHSVGISLVNLIFTAAVAVGQATIPLVSEYAEKYDSASIRRCVRTGTWLALAAVGLIATAVIVLSPWVVAPFTKDAVVRPQITELLPLVLAVVVTDALQAVVGFGLIGLKRTVPSFVSTLICYGALAAVAAPVAAAGGLAALWTALALANFLQAVSKAYSFHRHSTFPAQRW from the coding sequence GTGACGATCGAACCCGTGATCAACAACGGGACTGCACGGGCCGGGCACAGTACGTGGACCGCGATAGCGGGGGCAGCGCTCCCGCTGTACCTGACGATGATCGCCGCCTCAGCCGGCGCTCTGGTCGACACCGCGCTGCTCGGCAACCACTCGACCGCCACGCTCGCGGCCTTCGCCGTCACCCTGGCCGTGTTCAGCCCCGCTACCGCCACGGTGGCGGGCGCGCTCCGCGGTGTGATGCCGTTCGTCACGCCGCGCAAGGAGGATCCTGACCGTCTCCTGGCCGTGGTGCACAGCGCGATGTGGCTCGCGATCACCGTCGGCGCCATCGCCGCGGCGGCGGTCGCATCCGTTCCTGTGATCGGCCGAGCGACCGGGGTTCCCCGCACCGCTCTCGACCAGCTGGGGATCTTCCCCTTCCTGCTGGCCGGCAGCGTTCTCGCCATCGCGGTAGGCCAGTCAGCCACGTCCGTCCTGGTCGCATTGGGCCACTCAAGGCCAGTGATGCGGGCCGGACTGCTCGGCACGGCCGCATCCGCAGCCCTGTCCGTCCTCCTCGTGGGTGGTCCCGGCCCACTGCCGAGTTACGGCCTGACCGGGGCAGGCATCGCCATACTCGCCTCCAGCGTCATCAGCGCCTGCGTCAACCAGGTGACCCTCCGCCGCTCCACGCCGCCAACCAGCCGCTCCCTGTATCCCGGCAGGCCGGATGTGAAGCAGGTCCGGAAGCTGGGCGCCGTGGGGATTCCGCTCGCCGGCACGGTGCTCGTCAAGTTTGCCGTCCTGGGTGTACTGACCTTCGCCGCCGCCCGGATCGGGACGGACAGCGCCGCGGTGCACAGCGTCGGGATCTCGCTGGTGAACCTCATCTTCACGGCGGCGGTGGCGGTCGGCCAGGCCACCATCCCACTGGTCTCCGAGTACGCGGAGAAGTACGACAGCGCGAGCATCCGACGCTGCGTTCGGACAGGGACATGGCTGGCACTGGCCGCTGTGGGCCTCATCGCGACAGCAGTGATCGTCCTCAGTCCGTGGGTCGTTGCGCCCTTCACCAAGGATGCCGTCGTGCGGCCGCAGATCACGGAGCTTCTGCCGCTGGTGCTGGCCGTGGTCGTCACCGACGCGCTGCAGGCGGTCGTCGGGTTCGGCCTCATCGGCCTCAAGCGCACGGTGCCGAGTTTCGTATCGACCCTCATCTGCTACGGAGCCCTGGCCGCCGTCGCCGCCCCAGTCGCCGCAGCGGGGGGCCTTGCCGCGCTGTGGACTGCTCTCGCCCTTGCCAACTTCCTCCAGGCAGTCAGCAAGGCCTACTCCTTCCACCGGCACAGCACATTCCCAGCTCAGCGCTGGTAG
- a CDS encoding ABC transporter substrate-binding protein, with the protein MRVKVLLPLVVLALLLAGCSGDDRGRSDGRVTLRFQSLAWQEESVAANKELVKEWNASHPDVKVEYVQGSWDSVHDQLLTSFEGGEAPDIIHDASDDLADFAYGGYLADLTDLLPERLKSDIPQRSWDTTTFGDGIYGVPFLQEPRVLIANAKWLKESGVRIPTPQRPWSWREFRRITEQLSGDGKYGVAWPLKEPVSATLNLSLSAGGQLFHRGADGKVTIRFDKADEVVPRTIHDQADTDHSASPTTLGSGGSDTLPGFFGGRYAMVPLGFSYRQQIVQQAPKGFQWQVLPAPAGADGLTQGVSPQTLSIAEDSPHKKEAAEFIDFLLRPRNMVRLALGDWMLPTGTQALKDPALHTAKDGWATGTALAAHLRSAPAQSVRGYPEWKDKVATPAFQEYYSGAIGLGELRERLAEDGNLVLARYQR; encoded by the coding sequence ATGCGCGTGAAAGTGCTGTTGCCCCTGGTCGTCCTGGCTCTGCTGCTCGCCGGGTGCAGCGGCGACGACCGGGGCCGTTCCGACGGCCGTGTCACCCTGCGCTTCCAGTCCCTGGCCTGGCAGGAGGAGTCCGTCGCGGCCAACAAGGAGCTGGTGAAGGAGTGGAACGCCTCTCATCCTGACGTCAAGGTCGAGTACGTACAGGGGAGTTGGGACAGCGTCCACGACCAGCTCCTGACCTCCTTCGAGGGTGGTGAGGCGCCCGACATCATCCACGACGCCTCGGACGACCTCGCGGACTTCGCGTACGGCGGCTACCTCGCCGATCTCACCGACCTGCTGCCCGAGCGGCTCAAGTCCGACATCCCGCAGCGCAGTTGGGACACGACCACTTTCGGTGACGGGATCTACGGCGTCCCCTTCCTCCAGGAGCCGCGCGTCCTCATCGCCAACGCCAAGTGGCTGAAGGAGTCCGGCGTACGGATCCCCACTCCCCAACGCCCCTGGAGCTGGCGGGAGTTCCGGCGCATCACGGAACAGCTCAGCGGCGACGGCAAGTACGGGGTCGCCTGGCCGCTGAAGGAGCCCGTCTCCGCCACGCTCAACCTGTCGCTGTCGGCGGGCGGACAGCTCTTCCACCGGGGCGCGGACGGCAAGGTCACCATCCGGTTCGACAAGGCGGACGAGGTCGTGCCCCGCACGATTCACGACCAGGCCGACACCGACCACAGCGCCTCGCCCACCACCCTCGGCAGCGGCGGCTCGGACACCCTGCCCGGCTTCTTCGGCGGCAGGTACGCGATGGTGCCGCTCGGCTTCTCGTACCGTCAGCAGATCGTGCAGCAGGCACCGAAGGGCTTCCAGTGGCAGGTGCTGCCCGCGCCGGCCGGCGCCGACGGGCTCACCCAGGGCGTCAGCCCGCAGACTCTGTCCATCGCCGAGGACAGCCCGCACAAGAAGGAGGCCGCCGAGTTCATCGACTTCCTGCTCCGGCCCCGGAACATGGTCCGGCTCGCCCTCGGCGACTGGATGCTGCCCACCGGCACCCAGGCGCTGAAGGACCCCGCCCTGCACACCGCGAAGGACGGCTGGGCGACCGGGACCGCCCTCGCCGCGCACCTGCGTTCGGCACCCGCGCAGTCGGTGCGCGGCTACCCGGAGTGGAAGGACAAGGTCGCCACCCCCGCGTTCCAGGAGTACTACAGCGGCGCCATCGGCCTCGGTGAACTGCGCGAACGCCTTGCGGAGGACGGCAACTTGGTGCTCGCCCGCTACCAGCGCTGA
- a CDS encoding carbohydrate ABC transporter permease yields MRTSRTGRAGQYVALLAYLVFLAFPFLWLISTAFKPPRELGSLHPTWIPKNPTLANFRQAFDEQPLLDAALNSLIAALGAALIAVLLATPMAYVMARRRTPLARAATGWVVVSQAFPLVLVIIPLFLVLKSLRLINSVPGLVMVYVVWALPFALWMLVGYVRAVPPELEEAAAVDGAGRLRTLVSVTAPLLAPGIVATGLFAFVTAWNEFFFALVLLKTPEKQTLPVVLTHFIGAEGVADLGPLAAAAFLATLPSLLVFAVIQRRITGGMLAGAVKN; encoded by the coding sequence ATGAGGACCAGCCGAACCGGCCGCGCCGGGCAGTACGTCGCCCTGCTCGCCTACCTCGTCTTCCTCGCCTTCCCCTTCCTCTGGCTGATCTCCACCGCCTTCAAGCCGCCGCGCGAGCTGGGCAGCCTGCACCCCACCTGGATCCCGAAGAACCCCACCCTCGCCAACTTCCGCCAGGCCTTCGACGAACAGCCCCTGCTGGACGCCGCCCTCAACTCCCTGATCGCCGCGCTCGGCGCCGCCCTGATCGCCGTACTGCTCGCGACCCCGATGGCCTACGTCATGGCCCGCCGCCGCACCCCGCTCGCGCGCGCGGCGACCGGCTGGGTGGTCGTCAGCCAGGCGTTCCCGCTCGTGCTGGTGATCATCCCGCTGTTCCTGGTGCTGAAGAGCCTGCGGTTGATCAACTCGGTGCCGGGGCTGGTCATGGTGTATGTGGTATGGGCGCTGCCGTTCGCGCTGTGGATGCTCGTCGGGTACGTCCGCGCGGTGCCGCCCGAGCTGGAGGAGGCGGCCGCGGTCGACGGGGCCGGGCGGCTGCGGACGCTGGTGTCGGTGACCGCGCCGCTGCTGGCGCCGGGGATCGTGGCGACGGGGCTGTTCGCGTTCGTCACGGCGTGGAACGAGTTCTTCTTCGCGCTGGTGCTGCTGAAGACCCCGGAGAAGCAGACCCTGCCGGTCGTCCTCACCCACTTCATCGGCGCGGAGGGCGTCGCCGACCTCGGCCCGCTCGCGGCGGCCGCCTTCCTGGCGACCCTGCCCTCGCTGCTCGTCTTCGCGGTCATCCAACGCCGCATCACGGGCGGCATGCTCGCCGGGGCGGTGAAGAACTGA
- a CDS encoding MMPL family transporter produces MGNGDTRVRGLAARAGGWSARHRWAAVGIWVLFVVLAMGLGSAAGRVDVKDSDQLKGETHTAAKIIEDAGIEEPASETVLIQGKDGSLKATDAEFRSAVTAVVKAVEGTGKVTDVTSPYDTQTISKDGRSALVQFDMRGESDTAGERVEPVLKAVEDVQKDHESLRIEEIGGASMMKTFDDAFGDDFQKAEYSAVPVALGILLIAFGALVAALLPVLLAVTAIMATMGLMGIVSHVMPMSDTANSVMLLVGLAVGVDYCLFYLRREREEREAGRDAQTALRVAAATSGRAIIVSGVTVCVAMAGMLFTGLAEFEAMGLASLMVVAVAMVGSVTVLPALLSLLGERVEKGKIPFLHPQSRLRRNRGRGNRESRFWTAVLKGVLARPVISVVVAAGALLAIAAPALGMKTQQLTLDKEFGDSLPIVQTYNRLNEAFPGGSEPAEVVVRADDINAPEVKSALADFRERAISSGASRGPVEIKLHDAKNIAFVYVPLVGGSDLDKAGASLDKLRDDVRPATLGKVDGVEAPITGQVAGSKDFNDQLAGAVVPVFAFVVVFAFGLMLLSFRSLTVAITSIVLNLLSVGAAYGILVAVFQHGWGASLVGAEGVGAIITWLPLFLFVILFGLSMDYHVFVVSRIREARLRGRTTKDAIQHGVVTTAGVVTSAAVIMVAVFAIFGTLSMQSMKQMGVGLAAAVLIDATIIRGVLLPAVMALLGERNWYLPKWLNRLPDLTHDEAPEAVTRSAARDDEGERVPV; encoded by the coding sequence ATGGGGAACGGAGACACACGCGTGCGGGGACTCGCCGCCCGCGCCGGCGGCTGGAGCGCTCGCCATCGATGGGCTGCCGTCGGTATCTGGGTGCTGTTCGTCGTCCTGGCGATGGGGCTCGGTTCGGCGGCGGGCCGGGTCGACGTCAAGGACAGCGACCAACTGAAGGGCGAGACGCACACCGCAGCCAAGATCATCGAGGACGCGGGGATCGAGGAGCCGGCCAGTGAGACCGTCCTGATCCAGGGGAAGGACGGCAGCCTCAAGGCCACGGACGCCGAGTTCAGGTCGGCGGTCACCGCGGTCGTGAAGGCCGTCGAGGGCACCGGCAAGGTCACGGACGTGACGTCGCCGTACGACACGCAGACGATCTCCAAGGACGGCCGCAGCGCGCTGGTGCAGTTCGACATGCGCGGCGAGTCGGACACCGCGGGCGAGCGCGTGGAGCCGGTGCTGAAGGCCGTGGAGGACGTCCAGAAGGACCACGAGTCGCTGCGGATCGAGGAGATCGGCGGCGCGAGCATGATGAAGACGTTCGACGACGCGTTCGGGGACGACTTCCAGAAGGCCGAGTACTCCGCGGTGCCGGTGGCCCTCGGCATTCTGCTCATCGCCTTCGGCGCGCTGGTGGCGGCGCTGCTGCCGGTGCTGCTGGCGGTCACCGCGATCATGGCGACGATGGGCCTGATGGGCATCGTCAGCCATGTGATGCCGATGAGCGACACCGCGAACTCCGTGATGCTGCTGGTCGGCCTGGCCGTCGGTGTCGACTACTGCCTGTTCTACCTGCGCCGTGAGCGCGAGGAGCGCGAGGCCGGCCGGGACGCGCAGACCGCCCTGAGGGTCGCCGCCGCCACCAGTGGCCGCGCGATCATCGTCTCCGGTGTCACGGTGTGCGTGGCGATGGCGGGCATGCTGTTCACCGGGCTCGCCGAGTTCGAGGCGATGGGCCTGGCCTCGCTGATGGTCGTGGCGGTCGCCATGGTCGGATCGGTCACGGTCCTGCCCGCACTGCTGTCGCTGCTGGGCGAGCGGGTCGAGAAGGGCAAGATCCCCTTCCTGCACCCGCAGAGCCGCCTGCGTCGCAACCGCGGGCGGGGCAACCGCGAGAGCCGGTTCTGGACGGCCGTACTGAAGGGCGTGCTGGCCCGGCCGGTCATCTCGGTCGTCGTCGCGGCCGGTGCGCTGCTCGCCATCGCGGCTCCCGCGCTCGGTATGAAGACCCAGCAGCTCACCCTGGACAAGGAGTTCGGCGACTCGCTGCCCATCGTGCAGACGTACAACCGGCTCAACGAGGCCTTCCCGGGCGGCTCCGAGCCGGCCGAGGTGGTCGTCAGGGCGGACGACATCAACGCCCCCGAGGTGAAGTCCGCGCTCGCCGACTTCCGTGAGCGGGCGATCAGTTCGGGTGCCTCGCGCGGCCCGGTGGAGATCAAGCTGCACGACGCCAAGAACATCGCCTTCGTGTACGTCCCGCTGGTCGGCGGCTCCGACCTCGACAAGGCGGGCGCGAGCCTGGACAAGCTGCGCGACGACGTACGTCCGGCCACGCTCGGCAAGGTCGACGGCGTCGAGGCACCGATCACCGGACAGGTCGCCGGTTCGAAGGACTTCAACGACCAGCTGGCCGGAGCGGTCGTCCCGGTCTTCGCCTTCGTCGTGGTCTTCGCCTTCGGCCTGATGCTGCTGTCGTTCCGCTCGCTGACGGTCGCGATCACCTCGATCGTGCTGAACCTGCTGTCGGTGGGCGCGGCGTACGGCATCCTCGTCGCCGTCTTCCAGCACGGCTGGGGTGCGTCCCTGGTGGGCGCGGAGGGCGTCGGCGCCATCATCACCTGGCTGCCGCTGTTCCTGTTCGTGATCCTGTTCGGCCTGTCGATGGACTACCACGTGTTCGTGGTCTCGCGGATCCGTGAGGCGCGCCTGCGCGGCCGTACGACGAAGGACGCGATCCAGCACGGCGTGGTCACCACGGCCGGGGTCGTCACCAGCGCCGCGGTCATCATGGTCGCCGTGTTCGCGATCTTCGGCACGCTGTCCATGCAGTCCATGAAGCAGATGGGCGTCGGTCTCGCGGCCGCGGTCCTCATCGACGCGACGATCATCCGGGGTGTGCTGCTCCCGGCGGTGATGGCACTGCTCGGCGAGCGCAACTGGTATCTGCCGAAGTGGCTGAACCGGCTGCCGGACCTGACGCACGACGAGGCGCCCGAGGCCGTGACGCGGAGCGCGGCCCGGGACGACGAGGGCGAGCGGGTGCCCGTCTGA
- a CDS encoding carbohydrate ABC transporter permease codes for MTTATEAERPVRGAPGGMRKRRVTDHGAWFLVLPALIPILILSVGPLLYGILLSFTDAQSGRTQPTQWIGGLNFRDLLHDTLFWESFRIGLVWAVGVTVPQFLLALGLALLLNQDLRLRWLARALAIVPWAMPEVVVGVMWRLVYNPDAGILNETLRDLGLGDGRDWLSGLGTALPAVIVVGIWAGMPTTTVALLAGLQNTPRELHEAAAVDGAGAWRRFRTVTWPALRPVALSITALNLIWNFNSFALVYVLTSGGPGGRTRLPMLFAYEEAFRYGQFGYAAAMGCVMVAVISILLALFLVGRLRGGDHA; via the coding sequence GTGACAACGGCGACGGAGGCGGAGAGGCCGGTGAGAGGCGCGCCGGGCGGCATGAGGAAGCGGCGAGTGACGGATCACGGCGCCTGGTTCCTCGTACTCCCCGCGCTGATCCCCATCCTGATCCTGAGCGTCGGTCCGCTGCTCTACGGCATCCTGCTGTCCTTCACCGACGCCCAGTCCGGACGGACCCAGCCCACCCAGTGGATCGGCGGTCTCAACTTCCGGGATCTGCTGCACGACACGCTGTTCTGGGAGTCGTTCCGGATCGGCCTGGTGTGGGCCGTCGGTGTCACGGTGCCGCAGTTCCTGCTGGCCCTCGGCCTCGCCCTCCTCCTCAACCAGGACCTGCGCCTGCGCTGGCTGGCCCGCGCCCTCGCGATCGTCCCGTGGGCGATGCCCGAGGTCGTCGTCGGCGTCATGTGGCGGCTGGTCTACAACCCCGACGCGGGCATCCTCAACGAGACGCTCCGCGACCTGGGCCTCGGCGACGGCCGCGACTGGCTCAGCGGGCTCGGCACCGCCCTGCCCGCCGTGATCGTCGTGGGCATCTGGGCGGGCATGCCGACCACGACGGTCGCTCTGCTCGCCGGTCTGCAGAACACGCCGCGCGAACTGCACGAGGCGGCGGCCGTGGACGGCGCCGGCGCCTGGCGCCGCTTCCGCACGGTCACCTGGCCCGCCCTCAGGCCCGTCGCCCTGTCCATCACGGCACTCAACCTGATCTGGAACTTCAACTCCTTCGCCCTGGTCTACGTGCTCACCAGCGGCGGCCCCGGCGGCCGAACCCGCCTGCCCATGCTCTTCGCCTACGAAGAGGCCTTCCGCTACGGACAGTTCGGCTACGCGGCGGCGATGGGATGCGTGATGGTCGCGGTGATCTCGATACTCCTCGCCCTGTTCCTGGTGGGCCGGCTCAGGGGAGGTGACCACGCATGA